One window of the Sciurus carolinensis chromosome 8, mSciCar1.2, whole genome shotgun sequence genome contains the following:
- the Srsf9 gene encoding serine/arginine-rich splicing factor 9, with protein MSGWAEERGGEGDGRIYVGNLPTDVREKDLEDLFYKYGRIREIELKNRHGLVPFAFVRFEDPRDAEDAIYGRNGYDYGQCRLRVEFPRTYGGRGGWPRGGRNGPPTRRSDFRVLVSGLPPSGSWQDLKDHMREAGDVCYADVQKDGMGMVEYLRKEDMEYALRKLDDTKFRSHEGETSYIRVYPERSTSYGYSRSRSGSRGRDSPYQSRGSPHYYSPFRPY; from the exons ATGTCGGGCTGGGCGGAGGAGCGCGGCGGCGAGGGCGACGGGCGCATCTACGTGGGGAACCTTCCGACCGACGTGCGCGAGAAGGACCTGGAGGACCTGTTCTACAAGTACGGCCGCATCCGCGAGATCGAGCTCAAGAACCGGCACGGCCTCGTGCCTTTCGCCTTCGTGCGCTTCGAGGACCCCCG AGATGCTGAGGATGCAATTTATGGAAGGAACGGTTATGATTATGGCCAGTGTCGGCTTCGTGTGGAGTTCCCCAGGACTTATGGAGGTCGGGGTGGGTGGCCCCGTGGTGGGAGGAATGGCCCTCCTACAAGAAGATCTGATTTCCGAGTTCTTGTTTCAG GACTTCCTCCCTCAGGCAGCTGGCAGGACCTGAAAGATCACATGCGAGAAGCTGGAGATGTCTGTTATGCAGATGTGCAGAAGGATGGAATGGGGATGGTTGAATATCTCAGAAAAGAAGACATGGAATATGCCCTGCGTAAACTGGATGACACCAAATTCCGCTCTCATGAG GGTGAAACTTCCTACATCCGAGTTTATCCTGAGAGAAGCACCAGCTATGGCTACTCACGGTCTCGATCTGGGTCAAGGGGCCGTGACTCTCCATACCAAAGCAGGGGTTCCCCACACTACTACTCTCCTTTCAGGCCCTACTGA